tataatataatataatataatataatataatataatataatataatataatataatataatataatataatataatataatataatataatacttacaCGTATTGTATTGAGTACGCGAGCCTTATTCCATATTATCTCCTAAACGCGtatttttaaaccaaataaacaaatcaaatggatttttaaaatcacgaaaacgtatatataaagtatcaCACATTGCACATTAACACACCTCAAATGAATAGTTTTATCATTGTATTTGTTCgccataatataatatatatccatcgtctatctatttttatttaaaatttaaacttatttaaagcTGGCTTTAAAGTATtaacaattagttaaataaatataaaaaaaacacacacacaaaatacataatttaatttttcggAGAACTGTgacctataaatatatttctaatatcTTCTGGGGTTCGTCCCTTAGTCTCTGGCAAAAGTAGAGCGAAGATCATTCCAATGAGATTTACCGCAGCATACATAAGAAACGTTATTGGCAGACCGACGATGTCGACAAGAAAACCATAAGTGAATAGTTGTGAGGAGACCACTAGCCATCCATAAGTTGTAAGGACACCCATCACTTTAGCTCGAACCTACAAGCAAGGCACAGGCTAtgagtaaagaaaattattgccaaagataaaaaatactactaaaaccaaaaatgtttttcgagatagaaaattgttcgtactttttattatactaaaaaaagtATCGACGATGCAACAGAGAAGATACACAGTTTCTAcactacatatataaaagaaattaggTTGATTCAtacttttcataaaataatagaaacgAAAATGTCTAATCGTTGTGTGGTGATTTAGGTGTCGAATTATTATGTAGCAACAATTGTTAATACTAATTTGCATAATATGTAAAGAATTACATggcaaattattataaataatgaccGAGtacttgtaaaaattaaaatcaatagatCCAAGAAAACTAACTcagtaacaaatttaaaacttttctgCAAATGCTGTTTTGATGGCTCACAGAATTGCGTGTAAATAATACTTGGTATAGACTCGGCTAAGAGTTGAATTAAGACGAAGTAGGTACCGATAATTCAAATAgattaattcttttttttatttttgtttgtattatcaCTGTTTTTGGGTTCCGTTTTTCGCTTTGTACGtcaatttgtttgtaatattgtGTTTGTTCAAATTTTcttgttcaaataaaaaaaaaaaatgtttttcttgtGGGCCATTTTTTTCACCATTATTGTTCACCATAgaagcgagtgttaaatacgCTCAAAGAAGGTAAGGTTTTGGCTATATGGTGCACAACTGTGATTGCAACACACGACCTCATAATTGAGCgtaatactttataaatactattaagATATCATGCCACTTCTATCGTGATAATGCCGAGACTCAGATATTGAGAATGAGTGGCGTATGGACAGGCATTGATCATAGCTTTTTGACAGAttggttataatatattattaattcgtTTCTATATTATGAATATGTTTCTGAAGtcttcattttatatattttttatcacaaatatcaaataattaaatttatgttttttttaaattataaactgtGACAATGGCATTGGCAAGAGGCGTTGcgattatgtattaatttgttattcagattaacattattaacgtATCAAAgcctaacattaaaaaaaaaaacaatggcgctacaaccattttaggtctgggactcagatttctgtatctggttcatgatcatttgttaatcttataGGTAAGtacgtgatcagccttctgtcgTCACCTTTTTGGGTCCAAGGcaatccggtttcctcatgatgtattccttcaccgttcgagcgaatattaaatgttcataatagaaagtccattggtgcacggccggggatcgaacctacgacctctggaaagaaagtcgcacgctgaagctactaggccaacactgctcattaaTCTCACCTTAAAACTGAACATCTCCGTTATAATTATGCTAGGCAAAGGTCGGATTCCACCCGAATACATAGCAACAGTGGCCGTCATACAGAGGACATGAAGCCATTGGGGACCGTCAGAACATTTGTAAATGTCTTCTAGCAGCAAACTTATCCCTAGCACTGTTAATGCTATAACTGTTATGATATAGGCAACCGCTTGGAGATGCTgaaattatgtgtttaattgttttactgTAAACAGTGTTAAAACCCCTTTTACACGGAATGTTAATCATTTACCAGATGCCAATTGACATATCCTTGAGAGACACACATACGCTAGTAGTTAAGCACTATTTTTATGATtgaaattggttcggaaacactTTGATGGCCACAGAGTGGCAGCCTTGTAGCATACAAGATAGCTTTAAAAGTGTTTGTTGGTTAGTGTCTGTTTATACCAGCAAACCATTCGTTAAACAGTAAACTAGCAATAAAAAACCGtccaattttatatttatttatatattctattacTTACGGTTGAATTCTCTAAAGTCTCtattatattgtgattttttgtaatttcttaCTTAATCAAAGGCTAGACAAATGAGATAGATAGTGTTACACTACGCACCCGTCTTCCCAGCTTCTCTGCTACGAAGACAAAGCACAAGGACGCTGTTATCATCACGACTGGAAAGCACAAGCATTGTAACTCAGGTCGTATGAAGCTCAGGTGACCATGTTCTGCTACGCGGACTATCGTAGATGCGTAAGCTACAATTACCATTGCACCGTTCCACGCATGACAAGTGAATAGaacgaaaattaatataaaagcttTTCTCCACGCTTTATCTTTAACTGAAAGTAGACGAGTAaggtattttattcttaactaaaaaatacattcaaaggatatctttttttctttttttttatgtaatagcaggcaaacgggcaggaggctcacctgatgtgaagcgataccgccgcccatggacacccacattgccagaaggctcgcaagtgcgttgccggcctttcaagaattagtacgctcttttcttgaatgaccctaagtcgaactggttcggaaatacttcagtgggcagctggtgtcacatagtggtggtgcgaggcaaaaactgccttagaaaacgctcagttgtggaacgacggacgtcgaggtgatacgggtggtattttgccttgacgtccgataatgaaactcagctgcgggtattagaccgaacaactcttctgaacactccccatggtaaatgcggtagaagatgcagagagacccaacatctctacgcaacgcttGGCGTTGgcgatcaagccgcacggaaagtgattggtcgtcgacgattcgaaccgctcttcgttgaatacggtcaagcggaaggagctggtactggggagctcccgcccataggtgagaacagtattccatgtggggccgaatttgcgctttatatagttgcaagcggtggcccggagtgaaataccgtctcgccttgcttaATCTCACTGTAACAGAGGCAAGGTTGCAAAAGTCGGTTTACGACTCAAAAACATATCTGTAGGCTTTGGCCTATAATCCCTACCTTATCAGGTAGggaaactaatttatttctgATACAATTGTCCAATTATGACGTcacgttaatttattttaataattaaatcaaatatggCTATTTTGTGTCGAAAAGCACAGGAAATTATCTGCccaaaattatcaataaaaccgATAAATATATCCACATACCACgtatcatttattaatgaaacttACAGATAACATAAAAGTTCGTTTTAGGCAGGTGTGCAAATTGATCTTCCAAACGCTTAAGAAATTCAACATCCGCTATAACTCTCTCATCATTCGGTTTCAAACCTCTCAGGAACGCCACAGTATCATGAGCTTTCTGTAAATCTATGAATATACTACACACCAATCCCAAccatataatttttcaagtatattttgttttctggATAGAATTTGTTTATCTAGCACAACCTTCTTTTAAACCAGCTGTGAGCAGATATTGTGTCATGTCCTCTTGAGAAATTCGTAGATACTTTAGTCAGTaaaaaacgattttattatttgaacaaTGTGTTCTTAATCATAAAAGTACGttcaacaaaacaaacaaactgataaaataaaattaaaattaattaagattaaaactaatgacattaaataaaaggTGATATAGTCtcttatgttttttataaaatacctataaatataaatgaagatttaataatatactaacgttctagtaaaacattttatgaacACAACAACCGACATATACATGTGGATATGTGTTTGCATGCATAtgcaaatctttatttttaagtggttactaaataaaaacggCTCAACTATACGAGGGCACGCGGTTTTTGATGGCTCTACAAAAAAAAGTTAGTCATcctaaagtttattttatgttttttggattaattacacacaaaaacgaaaagaaaatacctttttctttgtttgcttttgcttttttgttgtatatagtTCACTTTTAtgatagttatattaataatactgattttttttaaaaattgtaaataataagaattcaAAAATACCGCCTGTTAAGAGTGGCTTTACATACACATAGTGCCGCTGATGGCACTGGAGTGATAAACAACGATCAGgtgtaaatatatacctaatatGTTCATTTGAATGGTTTTatcttcaattaaaaattaaatccacacattttgaataatatcgTTCAATCGGCCTTCTTAAAGCAaatgtaaacattttcatgtctatttttttgtgtctaaTTACGATTAAATAACCGTGTTATCTATCTTGCCTTCtagatgttattataaaagaaaaattatcaataaattcaATACGTTTAAATTTGCAACTTGAGAGATTCCTCGGTTATTTGTATTCTTAAGGCTTTCTAGAAGACTTAATATCGAATCACTAAATCTTTGTCTATAGTTAGCCACTTAACCACTAAGTTGTTCTTATAAACACTTACATCCATTAATCCTTCCTTAACAAGAAATTCAGGTGATTCTGGAATTTTCCACAGCAAAATTATCATTGACACGGGAAATACCAGCATTATCCATAGTACAGTGAAATAATCGAAATACGCGCCaatcaaatatattagaaatacTCCTGTATTCTGCATCAAAACTGGTAAGGATCCCAAGGCAGCTATTATGTTATGCTGACTTATTTCACGTAAGTACACTGTCACT
This portion of the Pieris brassicae chromosome 6, ilPieBrab1.1, whole genome shotgun sequence genome encodes:
- the LOC123710596 gene encoding facilitated trehalose transporter Tret1-like, with the translated sequence MTPETAQAPQLLSNLPPGTSHWQWIFGVIVSSSFILYGLEAGWMSPMSIIFTSENSPVGYPLSNSAISWLASIVSFVAAFTVPIFAHLTDDYGRKWVLLFATFPQMASVLLRIFFPNIIMLSIARALSGISASGVFVIVTVYLREISQHNIIAALGSLPVLMQNTGVFLIYLIGAYFDYFTVLWIMLVFPVSMIILLWKIPESPEFLVKEGLMDKAHDTVAFLRGLKPNDERVIADVEFLKRLEDQFAHLPKTNFYVIFKDKAWRKAFILIFVLFTCHAWNGAMVIVAYASTIVRVAEHGHLSFIRPELQCLCFPVVMITASLCFVFVAEKLGRRHLQAVAYIITVIALTVLGISLLLEDIYKCSDGPQWLHVLCMTATVAMYSGGIRPLPSIIITEMFSFKVRAKVMGVLTTYGWLVVSSQLFTYGFLVDIVGLPITFLMYAAVNLIGMIFALLLPETKGRTPEDIRNIFIGHSSPKN